One stretch of Candidatus Lernaella stagnicola DNA includes these proteins:
- a CDS encoding transcriptional repressor, whose protein sequence is MQRKTRQRDAIRAVFLENPRPLRVEEVHEFAQSKVPQLGIATVYRNLKLLIGEGEIVEVPVPELGTLYERAGIDHHHHFYCRRCRKLFDFPGCPIDESKLAPPGFSVDSHELFLFGVCYRCNDE, encoded by the coding sequence TTGCAGCGAAAAACGAGACAGCGGGACGCTATTCGTGCGGTGTTTTTGGAGAATCCGCGGCCGTTACGGGTCGAGGAAGTTCACGAATTTGCCCAAAGTAAAGTGCCGCAATTGGGCATCGCCACCGTCTACCGCAACCTGAAGTTACTGATCGGCGAAGGCGAAATCGTCGAGGTGCCGGTGCCCGAACTCGGGACACTCTACGAGCGCGCCGGGATCGATCACCACCATCATTTTTACTGCCGCCGCTGCCGGAAGCTTTTCGACTTCCCCGGTTGCCCCATCGACGAGAGTAAACTCGCCCCACCCGGATTTTCGGTGGATTCCCACGAATTGTTCCTCTTCGGCGTATGCTATCGCTGCAACGACGAATAG